Below is a window of Syntrophorhabdaceae bacterium DNA.
CGCCTCCAATGGCGTTGTCTCCATACAACACGCTCGCAGGCCCCCGGTATATCTCGATCCGTTCGATCATTTCGACGGGCACCTGCATGAGGTCGGTACCGGACATGTCGATCTCGTTCACCCTCCTGCCGTCGACGAGAAAGAGCGAGTTCTGGGCCGCGGTCTCTCCAAAGCCGCGGATGTCGATAGTCGAGTACTTGGGGTTGCCCAGAAGACTTCGGGTGAAGACGCCCTGCTCATCCCTGAAGACGTCGGTGAGCGTCCGGGCGCCTTTCTCTTCGATCTGCTCCCGGGTGATGACAGAAATGTTCGCCGGCACTTCGTTGATCTTTGACTCGGTGCGCGCTGCGGTGACAACGATGCTGTCGAGCTTGTGCGCCGCCGGCTCTTCAGAAAAACAGAAAAACGGGGAAAACATAAACATGTACAGGAAAAAAAGAGTGAAAACGCGGGCCATGAGAACCTCCTTATGCCTCGTAAGGATAATTTCTCGAAGAATTCAACCCAAGGTTTCCTGACTTAGGGAGGTGAGAGCCAACGCGCCTTCCCGTTCCATCCTTCTCGGAACAGTGGCCGGCTTAGAACCGTGCGTTGCTTGGTCCCATCACAGTTGCGGGTCAGCGGAAGATTTTCACTTCGCTTCCCTTGCAAGTTGAACCGTAACGAGTATATGAGTGTCTTTACCACAAACCGCTCCAGAAAATCAAAGAGTTCTTTTATTTATACGCAGGCTTCAATTGTGATAAGGTATACGAAAATATCGCGGGTAGGATGAATATGGACAGATGTGAGGATGTCCGGCAAAAATTCAATGACTGCAATGTGGGGCGTCTCCTCGGCATCGAGGTCTACGAGGTGGAAGAGGGGATGGCGCGCGGCAGGATGCTGGTCAGGAAGGACCATATCAACGTATTCGGCGGTATCCACGGCGGCATCCTTTTCGCCTTCGCGGACCATGTCGGCGGGGCCTGCGGGAACAGCTTAGACTATAAGGCACTTCTTGTCGAGTCCACGGCGCGCTTCAAGAAAAGCGCGAGGGAAGGGCAGACGATATACGCACAGGCCCGGCTTGTCCATTCACGAAAGAAGGTGGACAGAATAGATATCACCGTTACCAACGAGGTCGGTGAAACGCTCGTCACTCTGAACATGGTCTCATTTGTTGTGGAAAATGCGGCAAAGACTTCTTAAGATCTTCGATATCCTCCTCAAGACCTTCGGGGAAAGACATTGGTGGCCCGGTGACACGGCGCTCGAGATTATCGTGGGCGCTGTCCTTACCCAGAACACCTCCTGGAGGAACGTGGAAAAGGCAATCGCAAACCTGAAGTCCGCGAACCTGCTGGACCTCGATAGACTGCATGCGGCGAAAGAGGGGATTCTGGCCGAGCACATCAGGTCGTCGGGATATTATAATCTAAAAACTGCAAGATTAAAGAATATAGTTAATGTTATACATGATGAATACTGCTCATCTATTGAAAGATTAAGGGATAATGACACATACAAACTGCGGAAAAGGCTCCTTGACATCAAAGGCATAGGAGAAGAGACCGCCGACAGTATCCTCCTTTATGCACTCGAGAAGCCGATCTTTGTGGTTGATGCCTACACGAAGCGTTTTCTCGCCAGCCACGGACTTCATGACGGGTCATACAAGTATTCGGACGTGCAGGCATTCTTTATGGGCAATCTCCCATCGGACGCCTACCTTTTCAACGAATATCACGCGCTTATCGTCGCGCTATGCCAGCAGTACTGCCTGAAGACCCCGAAATGCGAACAATGCCCACTCAAGAACGAAAGAAATAACCAATGACCAAAAAGAAAATGACCAAAGGGAAGGTCGGTCCTTTTGGTCATTTGATTGGTCGATTGTGATTGGGTTATTGATTATTCCAATTCTCAGGAGATAATCGTTACTTTGACATCGCCCGCAGCCTTCTCGATGGTGCCTATCCGCGTCGCGGTCTCGCCGGCGTTGTTGAGAGATTTTACGACCTCTTCGGCATCGCTGTCGTTGACGATCAGGGCAAAACCCGTGCCCATATTGAAGGTAGTGCAGGCTTCATTGATATCGAGATTGCCGGCCTCCATGAGGGCCCTGAAGATCGGCGGGACTTTCTGGGGATCAATGCTGATTGTCGTAGAAAGGCCGTCGGGAATGATTCTCGAGATGTTGCCGGGGAGGCCTCCACCGGTTATGTGGGCCATACCTTTTACGGCAAAGCGGTTGACGATATCCAGCACGGGCTTCACATAGATCCGCGTCGGTTTGAGGAGCTCTTCAAAAAGCTTTCCCGGTATTCCCGGAACCTCTTCGTCAATACGATAGTTCTTCACGTCGAAAAGGAGTTTTCTTACCAGGGAGTAGCCGTTGCTGTGCAGGCCATTGGAGCGAAGGCCAATGACGGCGTCGCCCTGCGCTATTGTGGAGCCGTCGATGATAGAATCCTTTTCCACGACGCCCACGGCAAAGCCGGCCAGGTCGTATTCATCGTCCTTGTAAAAAGAGGGCATCTCGGCCGTTTCTCCCCCGACAAGGGCACAGTCCGCCTGGAGGCATCCGTCGCAGACCCCGCCAACAACGAAAGGATATACATTCTCATCGATCCTTCCGCACGCATAATAGTCAAGGAAA
It encodes the following:
- a CDS encoding PaaI family thioesterase, coding for MDRCEDVRQKFNDCNVGRLLGIEVYEVEEGMARGRMLVRKDHINVFGGIHGGILFAFADHVGGACGNSLDYKALLVESTARFKKSAREGQTIYAQARLVHSRKKVDRIDITVTNEVGETLVTLNMVSFVVENAAKTS
- the purM gene encoding phosphoribosylformylglycinamidine cyclo-ligase codes for the protein MKTITYKDSGVDIARADRLIDDLKGRIKATHNVNVLNMIGGFAALTEVPRSYKNPVLVSSTDGVGTKLKIAFSAGKHDTVGIDLVGMSVNDILTLGAKPLFFLDYYACGRIDENVYPFVVGGVCDGCLQADCALVGGETAEMPSFYKDDEYDLAGFAVGVVEKDSIIDGSTIAQGDAVIGLRSNGLHSNGYSLVRKLLFDVKNYRIDEEVPGIPGKLFEELLKPTRIYVKPVLDIVNRFAVKGMAHITGGGLPGNISRIIPDGLSTTISIDPQKVPPIFRALMEAGNLDINEACTTFNMGTGFALIVNDSDAEEVVKSLNNAGETATRIGTIEKAAGDVKVTIIS